In the Harmonia axyridis chromosome 3, icHarAxyr1.1, whole genome shotgun sequence genome, one interval contains:
- the LOC123675149 gene encoding myb/SANT-like DNA-binding domain-containing protein 4 yields MKRHGKKKTSPEQLTILVNFISKNKVLVPGKTKPLEDEKKIFDNLWEDLTKQLNSIGQGPSKTSSQWRKTFIDWKCHTKKKARDLQKDKQKTEGGSFITKGLTPTEEKLISFLTCISEEGADVDEVGLGNETVDVEFQTAHVFAEMPINQQSSKRPHSPPVVERKRLCTDSETPRTEEKTGKASNLQKADDAFQAVNKNKDKRIEKIWQTNFLDAMIELELKEVELKRRLLEARNKTKELELLERKLKLEEAKFTSEQKT; encoded by the exons atgaaacGTCATGGCAAGAAGAAAACGTCTCCGGAACAACTCACCATTTTGGTGAActttatatcgaaaaataagGTATTGGTACCTGGTAAAACCAAACCGTTGGAAGATGAGAAGAAGATCTTTGACAATTTGTGGGAAGATTTAACTAAACAGTTAAATTCCATTGGCCAAGGACCTTCAAAAACCTCATCTCAATGGAGAAAG acatTTATTGACTGGAAAtgtcatacaaaaaaaaaagctaGGGATCTTCAAAAAGACAAACAAAAAACAGAAGGGGGAAGTTTCATTACCAAAGGGTTGACTCCAACtgaagaaaaattgatttcttttttaaCTTGTATCTCTGAGGAAGGAGCAGACGTTGATGAAGTAGGATTAGGAAATGAAACTGTTGATGTTGAATTTCAGACTGCACATGTATTCGCAGAAATGCCCATTAATCAACAGTCTTCAAAAAGGCCCCATAGTCCTCCTGTTGTTGAGAGAAAAAGGTTATGTACTGATAGTGAAACGCCAAGGACTGAGGAAAAAACAG GTAAAGCAAGTAATTTGCAGAAAGCAGATGATGCTTTTCAAGCTGTCAATAAAAACAAGGacaaaagaatagaaaaaatatgGCAGACCAATTTTTTGGATGCTATGATAGAATTAGAATTGAAAGAAGTCGAATTGAAAAGGCGTCTCCTAGAAGCTAGGAATAAAACAAAAGAGTTGGAACTTCTAGAAAGGAAATTGAAGCTAGAAGAGGCCAAGTTTACGTCTGAACAAAaaacttga